In Topomyia yanbarensis strain Yona2022 chromosome 2, ASM3024719v1, whole genome shotgun sequence, one DNA window encodes the following:
- the LOC131684529 gene encoding uncharacterized protein LOC131684529, whose amino-acid sequence MFLVPRFITSRIVRLHGYINQNYRKVISLCLAIGTATGTVHWLASYRPDFVENLNGNLTEFPFGVAFGILTIVLIATILLYALHLESVEKSRTRSRTAIRLKFVDYILLCLSTQLKDATERYLRQGMLVQEELDAMHTEIEDCIDRFRESARKLLDTRATSSAATLQELENFFRLDQQGIHIEEEILKLKRNSKSLLSERTIKELLTK is encoded by the exons CGCCTCCATGGCTACATCAATCAAAATTATCGGAAAGTTATAAGCCTTTGCCTGGCCATCGGCACCGCCACCGGTACGGTGCACTGGCTCGCCAGCTATCGTCCGGATTTCGTCGAAAACCTGAACGGCAACCTAACGGAATTCCCCTTCGGTGTCGCTTTCGGCATCCTAACGATAGTCCTCATAGCGACCATTCTCCTGTACGCCCTGCATCTGGAATCGGTGGAGAAGTCCCGCACCCGCAGCCGGACTGCTATTCGATTAAAATTCGTCGACTATATTTTGCTCTGTCTCAGCACCCAGCTGAAGGATGCAACCGAGCGTTATCTGCGCCAGGGTATGCTGGTGCAGGAGGAACTGGATGCGATGCACACGGAAATAGAAGACTGTATCGACCGATTCCGGGAAAGTGCCCGTAAATTGCTTGACACTCGGGCGACCTCCAGTGCTGCCACGCTCCAGGAGCTGGAGAACTTCTTCCGGCTGGACCAGCAGGGAATCCATATCGAAGAGGAGATCCTTAAATTGAAAAG AAACTCGAAATCGTTGCTCTCGGAGCGGACCATCAAAGAATTGCTAACCAAGTGA